The Cryptomeria japonica chromosome 6, Sugi_1.0, whole genome shotgun sequence genomic interval CATCACGTCTACCATGTCTTTAACGTGATCCCCTTCCTTGGGTTTTCTCTCTCCCGATCTACGATGAATGTGCTCGTCGATTACTTTTTCAGCAAATCCGTCGAATATTTTGTGAACGGCCTGCATGCGACGACGGATTCCTTGCATGTCGATCCAGTCAAGTGATGTAATCAAATCGCTAAGATTAAACGCACCGGCCACAGCAAACATCTCTTCAACCATTTGTCTGAAGCTATGGCCTCCATTCAAGTCGTTGTCGGAGTACGTCCTGCTGGCAAACATTCTGCAGGTAATATTTTGTGTGAGGGAGGAGAGTCTCTTCTTCACATCCACACACTGCGCTCCGTGCCCGCTTTCCTGCCAGATGGACCCGATCATAGAAGACACTTCTTCCTCTCTCACAAATCTGAAAGACTCGGTTCTCTTTACCGTGAGCAGCTCAACTGTCAACAGCTTTCTCATCTGCCTCCATGATTCTCCATAAGGGCCAAAAGCGACGTCTTTATGGTCATAGCATACATATTTCCCAAATATACTGTATGGTCTGGTCGCAAAGACCAAATCATGCGTTTTGAGAAATTCTTTTGCCATGGCAGGAGAAGACACCACAACAGTGGGGATGGAGCCCAAACGGAGAAACATAATGGATCCGTACTTCTTTGCCAGCTTGGTAAGACCCTGATGAGGAAGGGTTCCCAAGAGATGGACACTTCCTATGAGAGGCCATGGACGTGGCCCTGGAGGCAATTTCATTTTCCTGCCATCTCCCCTCAGCTTATGGACGAAGCAGTAGTAGAAGAAGAAAATCCCAAGTCCAATAGTCGCGAATCCATTCAGGGAGTAAATCAGGGATTCCATCTTATGAAAGTGATCTTTTTATTGTCTACGATTTTCAGCAATCTGCTATAGATGATATGGGATTATCCTATATGTTATGGAAGGTACCATTTGAAATGCACAATCTTACTCCTGTTTGTGACTTCTCCATCATTAAACTAACTCCAAAATACACCACTGAAAAAATAAAAAGCTGCGAGTCTGCAGTCAAAGGTAACCCACAAACCAACACTAGACTTTGTGTGCCTCGAAGAAAATAATGACAAGCATGATAGCGATTGCGTacccaaaacaaaccaaaaaactaaattaaatagatatgagaacggaagaaatgattttgaattatggaaaataatataaaaataaaaataaaaataaattttcgaTTCAGAATTTCAACGCACGTTATCCCATCAGATCTtgtaattaatataaaaaaaatagtattttcAACATTATTTTCGAAACATGATGAAATAGTGTAAATCTATGCATGGCATTATGCCACGTACGTTTGTTCTAGATGAGACCTTTATAAAAAGTAAACCATGATCATTGAATGTGGAATACTAGTAAAGGGGATGGGTTCTAACAAAGAGATTGGAACGGAATCTATTCCAAGATTTTAATATTCCTAAGCCTTCCATGCGCATTATCTTGATTGATATAGAGGCTCCAAATTTTGTTGTATAAGCTTAAGTCTTCTAAGTAAGTTTTTTCTCATAAGAATTGCTTTAATGAATCTAATTAATATGTGATTAAGCTGATAGCCTTTTAGTGGGGGATGTTTGCCACTGATGTGCAAGACAATCTGGTGGGAAGTTTGCCGGTCGCCGGAATCTTTCCCTGTCAACGTGGTGATGTGTGTCATTGGTTTCGCCTCCGTTCGTGTGCACGCATCCCAAAGTGAGGATGTGTTGCTTACTTTGATGTCCATCCGTGCACACGCATGTCAAAGTTATTTATGGCCGCTTTGATGTCAGTCCATGTGCACGCATGCCAAAGTTGTTTATGGCCGCCGGGCAACCGTAATATGCATTTGCCTTTTTTGTTGTCTGAAGTGTTTTCGTTGGCAACTTTTTTGCTAGGGTTCGATCTACCCATCGAGTTAGGTTTGCTCTTTGATCTCTGTCTTTGGGCGTGAATGCTTTCTTGGTGTTGTTTGAGAATTTGTGGGCATgaatgctttcactctgcaaggtAAGTGTTCAGTTTTAGAGCTTTAAGGGTTTCTGAAGTTTTGAGTTATGCTCTGGTTATATTTTTCTTTCGTGTCCTTGCAGGGTTATTGCTCTATGCATTTGGCTTTGTTCATTGTGTGCAGTGTTTTGCTTTGCAAGTTTTCAACTATAGTTCAATTTAGTCGTTGACTTAGGTTTAGTGCTCGCTTTCTATCTGTGGGCGTGAATGCTTTATTGGTGTTGTTTGAGAGGTTGCGGACGTgaatgctttcactctgcaaggtAAGTGTTCACATTTACAGTTTTAGGGGTTTGTCAAGTTTTTTGTTATACTCTGCTAATATTTTTTCTTCATGTCCTTGCAGGGTTATTGCTTTCTTGGTGTTGTTTGAGAGTTTATGGGTGTGAATGCTTTCACTTTGCAAGGCAAGTGTTCACTTTTAGAGTTTTTAGGGTTTGTGAAGGTGTTTGTTATCTCTGTCTCAGTTATTGCTCTTTCGTGATCCTGTTAATAGTCTTTGCAGTTGGTAAGTGCTTATTCTTTGCAagaattgtgtgtttgtaatatttTCTAATCATTGAATATCCTCTGTTTTTAGCATTATTCAGTTTTTGTTATACTATTGTTAGATTTTGTGTTGCTTTTAATTTGTTGCTCTCTGTCTTAtaagttttgtttgtctccttgCAAGGTTATTGCTTTCTTGGCATTGTTTGAGAGTTTGTGTGCGTGAATGCTTTCACTTTGCAAGGCAAGTGTTCACTTTTATAGTTTTTAGAGTTTGTGAAGGTGTTTGTTATActctgtaataacccaccataattaactcaacaaaattgaccattcttttttttttgtttaatttattcattgtgtttgattcaatcgcatactctgggcatccatccatttggattaggcattcatccatccgggatgagcatctaaccatacaggttaggcacttgtccatacaagacataagatttcatctatccaatgtgGGAtgggcatctacccatacggggtaggcatctatccaaattgggataggcatctacccatgcggggtaggaatctatccaatcaggataggaggttctctggccagagacttagactcatcgagaccatttgggtcctgagacactcactaagtactacactcttctaacagaagtgcaccgagatcgccgtccttaggagtaacataatacaagcttgaattttgcctcgaaatttggcttaaaagcctcgggaagtcaagcgaatccatacgggattccttccaagtatgcattgaattactttttccaatttaattatcttatctttttaaaataggattcttactcaatccttcttttaccaagcctagaccccacccacaaatgcctaagtatgagggacaactccatcccaagactgcctacatacccgcttcggcatgggatcaaggcgtaaagtatgtagttttgttttctactctatggtttgatgtaaactgattagtgggtacacaatcctttctagggtcaatgtcccagatagtttctctatggttgctacccatggtggtagcacttaaacaaaggctgaAGATGGCCTATtatttgtggcctaacaactacatcctaacacctatcatgagcctcacccttgaccaaattgtcaatcaccattatctcttcaagattaaatcaatttcataaaagcattttacttaaccaaccctaaagggggtttactatggtttatctcaacggatgtaaaatcatttaaaaattatcttattagaatatcgatccaaggggggttacctgccccttggattttaacttccaagtgtcccttattactccccgatgatttatagggacgatgccacaaacgtcgttgatgtagctttattaggcattaagtgcagtagttcaacatgatgacattacccgtaagcgtgacccagaggcaccgtatataccgaacactactaggttctggtttccatctttctttatttagttttctaactaagaagctatgaaaacaacatgcttgaaaacaattacaaATTGAACatgcataattttaattgattgaaataactacttgatgaattacgtagaataaaaaccatgacttgaaatataacttgcatatgaaaacttgcatattaatagttacatgtgtacttgcatggagatgataacgtcaataaatgtaatttaatctataagtaatttgcatgatataagaatagtgtaacttgcatgcatgattaagcaatccaaaaatagtgattaatttagacattcaattcaaatcatattaatgtgaattaattgctaaaggccaactaagtgccccaatggatcttaaatggattgaataactctaattaaaagaatttgatataatataatttacaaatataaaatttactaaagataaattaattatgaatttactacacaataatccccaacacttataaatttttctaagttaaattcaataacttaaaatttataccaaggaaagaattaacatttcctaaattgcaattattaacaattaaacttaaaatttaaacaaaaataattattagcaattaacttaaaatttaacccaaagtaattactaaaaatttcaaattgcaatttaaaaagaatatataaaagaaactaactacaaaaataaaataagcgttttttttttttgttttaatagtaaataggggattaatatttacagagagagagagagtttattccagcattcacagggagagagtttatttccagcattcatagggaaagaatttatttctagcattcacagggaaagaatttatttccagcattcacagggatgaataacacagaggattattcacagggaaaaatattcttcaatttcaactaatattcacagagagaatatATAACtagatatatatgtaaaaaaaataattatgtaatcaaatgagaataaagatttatttataggaatgaataacacagagagagatttatactcctttttgcacagagagatttatataaccagatatatgaaataaaaaataatattaatgtaaacaatgagaataaagatttattcacaggaatgaataacacagagagagatttatactcctttttgcacagagagatttatataactagatatgtgaaaataaaaaaataatatttaatgtaAACAATGAGAACAAAGATTTATTCAAAGGAATGAATAacacagagagagatttatactCCTTTTTGCATAGAGAGATTTATATAACTAGatatatgaaaataaaaaataatattaatgtaaacaatgagaataaagatttattcacaGGAATGAATAACACAGAGATAGAtttatactcctttttgcacagagagatttatataaccagatatatgaaataaaaaaatatattaatgtaaacattgagaataaggatttattcacaagaatgaataacacagaggattattcatagagagatttatatCTTATTATTAGACATTTTCTATTTGAAGGGaagtaagattaaaaaaaaaaaaaaaagaattacatttaaattttcaatccagcaagatctgatattttctaagaaatttaaacaaataatagctatctttcacatgcaagcaagatctgatatttcttttcaaaaaaaacaattaaacaaataaataagctATCCTTTCAATATTatcacaaaagaaaattttataaaggaagatctagaagctatattttggataataccattttctcatatgggaatttgaaataacaagaagagaacctggcttatcgaagcttgatgttgaatcttctaactatccttttgatccttccttgcaacttgagagaaatctttcaaacaacaacttaaaatcctacaacgaaaatgagactaccaaagaagatcctactactagaaacttgggaaattttcttcaaaacaaaatcaactctcttctttgaaacttgcatacaattttataaggaaaatccctcaattccactatctagagaatttaatttaaaaaagagattcttttccaatattggactcatgcaaattgattaaaaacttagtgggggagttacatgcaaggtggtggagattcctctagaagcttctattttctcctacaacatgtgccataattgggagtggaaataaataaaataaaaataatacttttgaattaaattctccaagtgtgtgtgtgtgtgtttattattattcttttataatatttattcaatcattttaaatagcttaaccaaaaacataatagaattgtattttaaatccaaaagtgataaaggagggttgtgacatactCTGCTTATAATTTTTTTTGGGTGTGAATAGTTTCACTCTACAAGGCATCTGTTCTTTGTTTTACTTTTAATTTGTGGCTCGCTCTCAGTTATTTCTCTTTCGTAATCCTGTTAATAGTCTTTGCAGTTGGTAAGTGCTTATTCTTTGCAGGATTTATGTGTTTGTAATGTTTTCTAATCATTGAATATCCTCTGTTTTTAGCTTAATTGTGTTTTTGTTATACCATCGTTAGATTTTGTTTTGCTTTTAATTTGTCGCTATATGTCAGTTATTGCTTTTTCCTAATCCTGTTAATTTGGAGGGTTATCGCTGTTGTTTTATAATTTGTGGTCGCGAATCCTTTTGCTTTGCAAGGCAAGTGTTAACCTGTTAAGTTCTTCTTTTACAATTTTGCTTCGTTTATATGTCTTTCACATGTAATGTTTTGCCATGATTGGATTTTGCTTCCAGGTTCATAATGGTTTTACATTTTAGAGTTCTGTTTGGGTTGACCTCCTACAATGTAATCCTCTTTTCCTCCATGAGATTGCCATTGTGTTAAGCTTTTCTATTATACCTTATACTCTACAAGGTAAGCTCCTTTTCGAAGCTTGACAACTAaggaaatttaatctttctaaattATGCTTTTACTATCCTTCTTGATATTTGTATAGGGTTTATGTTGTGCAGAATATGTCATGGTTTATCATATCACTGTTATTTTGGCCTGAATAGATTTTCTTAAAAGGGTTGGTAGTGCTTATAcaggtacacacacacacacacacatgtgtatatagatgtatttatatagatatatatacatgttacCTAGTCCAAGCAATAAAGAGCCCATGACTATTTAAACTCTGTTTCAAGATATCATGATCTTATAACCCTACAAATTAACAGCATTAGCGAACAACCACAAAAACCCAACTTATAATCTATAAGTacccaaaaattgcataacacgaaAAAGAAAATTTCATGACAGTATAACAAATACTCAATAATAATAGCAATTAATCGTTTCCCATGAGAAGAAAATAATAAATGTAAGTGGCAGTCTAGCACACTGTTATAATGCTGTAAACCTCGTAGAATATTTGATGtgtatggatacatatatatatatagatgtacatatatagatgtacacacacacacacacacacacacacacacacacacacacacacacacacacacacacacacacacacacacacacatagatacacacacgcacacacacacacacacacacacacacacacacacacacacacacacacacacacacacacacacaaatatacatGTTATCCTCTCCAAGAAAACATTTGTTTTAATAAATCCATTCTAAAATTTATAGCCTTTATAGACAAAACACTATTTACCTTGCAGAGTAAAAGCCTTCATGCCCAGAAAGTCACTAATCACATCAATAACCCTGCAAATTTATAGCATTAGGGAACACCCACAGAAACCCAACTTATAAAATATAAGTACCCAAAAATTGCATAATACAAAAAACTATAATTCTCAACACTATAATGCCATTGATGTGTATAATTCTCACATTGTGTTCAACTTATCATATAGGATAGATATCTTCACAGTAATGGCATTACAGTGTTGGAAGTTAGGAAACACCTAAGCTTAAATGTAAATCCATTAGCAACTTGTTAATTAAGCCGATAGGATTTTAGTGGTGGATGTTTGCCACCGAAGTCCAAGTCAACCCGGTGAGATGTTTGTCGGTGACCAAAATCTTTCCTTGCTGGTTTGGTGATGTGTTCCATTGGTTTGGCCTTGGTCCATGCATATGCATTCACAAGTGATGATGTGTTGCTTTCTTTGGTCTTGATCCGTGCTCACACATGTCGAAGTTGTTTATGACCGGCGACAAACCCTAATATGCATTTGCCTTTGTTCATTGTCTGAAATGTTTGGGTCTGCAAGTTTTTTGCTAAGGTTGGATTTAGCCATGCACTTAGGTTTAGTGCTTTTAATCTATCCAAGGAGTCTTCCGTCGAATTCTTAACCAAGGTTCAAGTGCAGGTGTGGTTCATGTTTTGAACGTTTTGATTTTGTAATGCTCAGGGTTATTGTGTTTTTGTTATACTCAATAATTCTAACAATTAATGGTATGCAATGAGAAGAAAATAATAAACCTAGGTGGAAAACATCCCCCACTAAAAACCTACAATGCCTTACAAAAGGCTACAACCATGCAAATTATCAACATTAAAACACATTTTGTAGCACAAACTATAATTCCATACAAAAAATTATATACACATAATTCTTGCAAAGAAAAAGCACTTACCAACTGCAAAGACTATTAACAGGATTACAAAAGAGCAATAACCAAGAGAGGCCAACAAATTACAAGCAAAACAAAATCAAACGATAGTATAAGAAAAACACAATAAACCTAAAAACAGAGGATATTCAatgatcataaaactttgcaaaatATAAACGATCAAAAGAGGAAACATACTTGTGCTCGTAACCTGGAAAATTGTAAAAGAACTTAAAAAGTTAACAGTTgccttgcagagtgaaagcattTTTACATTTTACGATTCTGTTTGGCTTAACATCAACACTGTAATGCCATTGATGAGTAGGCTCTATTACAGAATGCATAGCTTCACATAAATGACATTACAATGTTGCATGTTAACAAACAAGATACCCTAAAATGTAAATCCAGTGGTTGTTAAGCCTTTAGTTGGGCATGTTTCTTGCTGAAGTGTAGGTCAATCCGGTTGATTCTTAGCTGGCGGAACATGATTTTAGGTTTCAGGGTTCTGTTTTGCTTAATACCCAACACTGCATTGTCATTGATCTGTACGGTTCTGACCTTGACACATTCCTTTAGAGTAATGACATTATAGTGATGGAAGTTAGCAAACACCTAACCCTTAAATGTAAAGCCAATACCACCTTAATATAAATAATTGTTAGTGATatcatattaaaaattattttcccACCTTTTAATTCATTGGCTTATATGACTTCTTACACACTACTTTTCTCCTATTTTCATTACAACATTAGAACTGTGAAAGAGCACCTACGTTAGAAGAGACTATGTAAAATTTAAATTAGGCAAAAGCATGGAgccctaaaaaaaattaaatgcatggAAAAGACGATGGAAAGCCAAAAAATCAGTAAAGtgaaacattagaaaatttataGGATGAACTCTACAAATAATAGTCATTATTGTTACTACAAAGAATTACCACTTAAAGAACAATAAATTACGAATAAGCCTCTCTGAAAATATGTATGCATTTCAGCCACCATTTAAAGAAGAATAGAACAATTTATGAATCTGCATGTATGAAGAAATATGTATATTAGATGATTTCAATTGTATCTGTATAGACCAGACTTAGATGATATCCATTCGTCATGTCATAAGGCCCCCAAGTTTGGTTGCTCTTTTCTCTTCATTGCCCATGCTAGTAACACTACCATGTTATGCAGCCTTTTGATGTGCATCTTTTTGATGCATATCATCTTAAAGCTATGCAAAATAGATTGTAGAATGTGATTATACTTCTACGAAGCTAAACTTAGTAACTCAGATTTAATTCTTCAActaattataaaaaaaatgaaatagattTGAATCAAGTTTTTTCACCTCATAACATTCCTGATGTGTACTGGTGATttccatttttaaatgtttttagtCAATGTTTTTTATAATGAGTCAAACAAAATTTCTTTTGGATTTCCAAAAAAATTTATGATCTATTTTGAGATAggctctatttttcttttgtattcactttttaagtaataaattttgatttttttcgtTCCCACAGAAAACAACCACACTAACACAATCAAATTCCTACAATGGATAGAAGATTCAAAGAAACAAAGGATATTAACAGTGTCATTGTAAAGATGTTGCAAGAGAGCAACAAGTTAAAGGGCAACCTCATAAAGTTAATTCATTAATATGAATATAAAATAGCCAACCAATCAAGAGACAACCCCTCTACATCTTGTACTAGTGTTACAACCATACATAGTATGGAATTATTCCCTCTTCCAATACCAACTATTGAATAGTTAACTGATCCACTGGTTATTTTCACACTAGGAGAGAAAATATTTAAATGGAATGATAACCAGCTTGGATGGGTTTCCTAGGTGGATCCTCTTTGTCTTTAATTACTCAGTCTTTGATAAGTTGCATTCATATTTTGATTAGCCttcaaaacaaaatttc includes:
- the LOC131052824 gene encoding cytochrome P450 750A1 — translated: MESLIYSLNGFATIGLGIFFFYYCFVHKLRGDGRKMKLPPGPRPWPLIGSVHLLGTLPHQGLTKLAKKYGSIMFLRLGSIPTVVVSSPAMAKEFLKTHDLVFATRPYSIFGKYVCYDHKDVAFGPYGESWRQMRKLLTVELLTVKRTESFRFVREEEVSSMIGSIWQESGHGAQCVDVKKRLSSLTQNITCRMFASRTYSDNDLNGGHSFRQMVEEMFAVAGAFNLSDLITSLDWIDMQGIRRRMQAVHKIFDGFAEKVIDEHIHRRSGERKPKEGDHVKDMVDVMLSMAETKGQTILRVDIKAMILDMVNAGIETSSTLVEWAMSELLRNPETLARAQKEMESTVGRERRVKESDVMSFEYLKCVVKETLRLHPPLPLLVPRESMEGCSVAGYFIPPKTRVFVNVWAIGRDENVLEDAHQFKPERFMGSNKDVKGQDFDLLPFGAGRRGCPGISMGLSISELALAQLIHCFDCSVEGEVDMSEEFGLTVPRKNSLFACPKWRLTTEYPSDTCFA